The Silene latifolia isolate original U9 population chromosome 4, ASM4854445v1, whole genome shotgun sequence region ATTCTCCATCTAGCCGTTCGTCGATCGTCTCGATTGATCAATCAAGTAGCGGGAATCGACAAGGAAGATCACTTGATTGCCGGTATCCTGGAGGACGTTCGTGATCGATTCAGTTTCTTTCATTGCTTGAGTCTAAGTTTTATTCCTAGGAGTCTAAATAGTATAGCGCATGGTTTGGCTAAACAAGCCTTGCGTATGTAGGACTCTTATTttacagctgtcaaaaaaaaaaaaaaaaaaaatatttcaaaaaataATCTAAATACCACATGTAAAATTATGTAAGTAAATCACTTCATCAATTTTGTAGATATTTATTGAATATCGTCTTATGTTATTACCATCTTTACGGAATTATTGGCTAAATTAAGGATAATAGTGATAGTTTTTAATGTCTTAACATGTGATGTATTAGTACACTTCGACTCTTAGGTACACATTAAAATTTTGTACCATCATTCTTGTACATAGTTTGCCGTTTATCATATATGCTTAGAAAATTCAAAACACATATGATGTAAAGGTAATAATTGTGAAGTCCATCGTTATAGAATACTCctgatcatttgtttactttagaATGCTTCTAAATCCTAATAGGTAATTTGATCTTTTATATTCATTATTGTCCACTTGTCATCTAATGAAAATAACTATAATGCACTAgtgtaaaaatttcgaaatgtaCTTCAACcatttaccttttttattctttgttaAACTATGCTTTAAACACAGATAGAGATGGCAGTGGGCCGTGCCTCGTGCCGACCCACTGTATCTAAGGAGAAAATGGCACGGCCAAGCCCGTGGGTTTCATGTCAAGCCGTGCTTGAGCGTGCCAAGCAATTCCTTCACATAAGTCTTATTTCTTTGTATTTTGAGCATGCCAAGTGTGTTATGTCCAGCTGGACTGTGCTATGTCCAGGCTAGGCACGATCTTTTTTTCTCAAACTTCGGCTTAGGCGTGCTGTGTCGTGCTGGGCCAATCTTGTGTCGAGCTAAAATGGGCCATGAATTGTGCTAAGGTGTGCCGGCCCAGCAGCCCGCGTGCCACTCTCATCACTAAatataggtaaacaaatgactgacaCAAATAGGGTAAAATGTTTGTTACGAGTTACGAGTTACGAGTTAGGACATTCGAATTCGTTCAGAAACGGAGCATGAGCATGACACTCAAATCCAACAACACACGTTCCCCACCACCTGCACTAAACGCCATACACCCACCATGTCCATTTCTCAAATTTACACCATTTTCCCACCAAACATACCTTTCACCCTCTTCAATTCCTACCTTCTTTCTGCCCTCCTCACTTCACCACTCCAAAATTCCCACAATTTCAccttcaaaattcaccatttttaCACCCCTTCATTTGtaaataacaaattaaacaatTCTTAACTTAAGCATGATTATAGAGGAACAAAATAGAATAATTAAGAAGAAAACATTGGTTTGTAGCAATTGGGTTTGGTTTAATAAAGATGGAGAAAATAAAGTTTTGGAATTGGATAAGTATTCTATTCTTAGACGGTTGGGAATTCATGCTAGAGATTTGAGGATTTTGGATCCTTTGTTGTCTTATCCTTCTACTATTTTGGGTAGAGAAAGAGCTATCATTGTTAATTTAGAGGTTTAATTTCTTTACTTTTGTATAATTTAGCTTTTTTTAGTATGTGTTTTGGTGTAATTTGGTGATTTAGTGTTCGTAAATTCTTATTTGagaccgtcttaaacttaagagtTGAGACAATTCCTTTCCATGCAATTTTGATGTTGTATTATTATcaatctcaatcatttatttacctcgGATTAAAGTACCCTCACATGAATGGGATAAATGAAGTAagtttaagacggtcttaagcaaCGCGAACAATTTAATGTTTTACTTACGGAATTAATTTTGAGTGGAGTGAATGTGTTTCTGATtctgtttgtttaattatttaatttcagCATATCAAAGCTATTATCACAGCTGAGGAGGTAACTTCTATCCAACTCCTTTTTTGTTTAtaaaatgatatgatatgattagTTTGAATTATTCTCCATCCATCTTcatcatttgtttatctattttattactttgtATTTCTTATGAGTATTTTACTTAATGTTAAATAAATGATTGGtacagagagaataataattgAAAAAAATCTGTTACTTGTGGTAGAACTTCTGATTAAGTTAGGCCGTATTGTTGGTTGAAGCGCTTGCGCTTATAGGAACGGTGGTGTGCGGTGAGGCGAAAGATTTATACTCCGTATATTGTTAATCTAGCAGTTGAAGGAGATATTTTATGCGTTTTCTTTAGAGAGTAGAATTATCACATTGTTTACGTGAGGCCAAAAGTAGCGGACTTTATGGCTAATTTAGGACACTAATGTGCTATTCTTTCAAGGTCGATTGGGCTTTCACTTGCTTTATTCATCCCCAAAAGGATGCATAAAGTGTCACAAAGATTATAATCGTCACATTGTTTACGTGAGGCCAAAGTAGCGGACTTTATGGCTAATTTAGGACAATCGCGTCCTATTCTTTCAATGCGGACGGAGAGTCATTGGCCTGCACTTTTTTTATTCATCCGAAAGGATGATACTGGTTCTATCCGAGAAGATCAACGTGTTTCATTTCTAGAAAAATAAAGAATAATTATATACTCCCTAAAAAGTCGCGTTAGGGAGATTGTCTTACCTAACGCcaacttatttaattaattatttcgaTATTGATAAGCTGAATTGTGATTAGGTATTGCTTAGGGATCCATTAGATGAAAATGTGATACCAATGGTTAAGGAGCTTGAAAGGAGATTTGCTTCACCAGGTGCCTTTTTGGAGGGGCAGGGAGAGGATGATGAGCAATCCGATGGTAATTTCCCTTGACAAAGTTAAAAATTCACTTCTTTAGTTCTTTTGCGTGAATTCTCCGCTTCAATTCACACTTGTATAGTTACTCTGCACATTACCGTAACCTGTATAAGTTGTGATAACACTTTACCAAACAAAATGAGTTGAGAATATAATGTTGTACTTTAGTTATATTTATGATTGTGATCACTAATGATTAGCAAATGGCAAATTTAGACTTCCCATTTGAGTTTCGGGCGCTAGAAGTAATGCTAGAAGCAATCTGCAGTCATCTTGATGCTCGTACGACAGAGTTGGAGACTGCTGCTTACCCTGCTTTAGATGAGTTGACCTCTAAGGTTAGTTCAATGATCTAGTGTTGCATTACCACTATCTTACCCTGCTTTAGACGAGTTGATCTCAAATTGTATTGATTTTAGATCGTCTCTAAAAAATCTAGTTGAATTTTTTATTATGTTGGCATAGTATGACTTTGACATTTGATTATGATGAAAGATTAGCAGCCGTAATCTGGACAGAGTACGAAAACTGAAAAGTGCGATGACAAGGTTGACAAATCGGGTTCAAAAGGTGTGAAATATTTCTAATATCCCAAAGTATTTTATATGCTATTCTATATTTCTATTCCTTTCACAATTTGTTCAACTTCTAGATCAGAGATGAACTAGAGCAACTACTAGACGATGATGAAGACATGGAAGACCTTTATTTATCGAGAAAATTATCAAGACATTCTTCACCTGCCAGCTTTTCTTACGCTCCATGCTGGTATCTTTCATCACCTGCCTTACGGTCAAAGGCATCCAAAACAAGCAGAGCAAGTGGAGTATCTGTCCATGAAGAGCACGATGTTGAGGAGCTTGAAATGTTACTTGAGGTAATGCTGTAATGGTATCATCTCTTTTAATTCTCGTATAAGTAGAATTATTGATCTTAGGTTAAGATTGTTGTCTTCTGGTGCACACATTTCAGGCGTATTTCATGCAAATTGATAGCACAATGAACAAACTGACTACTGTAAGTACTTGTGATTCTGCTCGTGTAGTTTTGACTCCGTTTCATATTCTTCGTCTTAAAAGACATTCTCTTTTCAGCTTCGCGAGTATATTGATGACACAGAGGACTACATCAACATTCAGGTAAGCAAGACTAGGTGTCAGATGTACGCAGTCTTAAGTGGCAGATCTAGAGATTTTTGAAATTCGTTCCTGAAATCTGTTGAATATTTTGAAGATATTCtcgaaatttttttaaaaaaattttaaaaCATGAAAGTTGGGAAAAATGCACGAAAGCTTTAGTTTTGTGGTGTCTGAAGACCCCGGATCGTTCAGTGTGCACCCGCAAAACACTGAAAGGCTTTTTTTGGATGATCATAACGAAATTGCACTGAGATTTCTATTACGAGACTAATACTGAAAGTTTATTATCTGAAATTTCAGTTGGACAACCACAGAAATCAACTGATTCAGGTATGTATAATGTATTTTATGACTTCATTATCGCCAAATTACTAAAATTCAATCTTTATTCATCTCCTCATCGCTTCTGTGGATGCAGCTCGAACTTTTCCTTAGCTCTGGAACTGTCTCTTTATCGGTGTACTCGTTGATAGGGGCAATATTTGGCATGAACATTCCATACACATGGAACAAACACTATGGATATCTGTTTAAATGGGTGCGTTGCCTCTCCTTTCTTGGTCTTTTCAGGAACACCGTGAATAATTTTGATCATTCCTGTCCTGCTCTTTCTAGTTGATTTCAGAGTCGCCGACTTTCTCTCTTAGATATCACCTATACCAATGTGATGGGCTGGTGTTGTTCTAGGAATCAACCTAGTTTCAGTTTCTTTCTGCAAAAGAATGAATTTAGGGATATTTAAGTATTTCCTATGAATTTGATGCACATTTTTTTGGAATCCTATACTTAGGTGATCATCCTCGCGGGATTAGCAAGCGGGACAATCTTCTTAACGATAATGATCTATGCTCGTCACAAAGGTCTTGTCGGGACTTGATCGATGAGAAAGGACACGCAATGACGCAAGGCAATGCAGAGCGAAATCAAAGAAGACTGGTCAGATGCATAGATGAAGAGATCTGAGGCATGTTTCCCGTAAGTGAATTAGCGCgactaaactaattaattagtcaTAACTCATAACATGTGAATGTGGCTTATATACTGCTACTGAATGGTGAAACATTTGAATTCACATCTCATCACATGCTAAGAATTTTGTTGATCTGAACAAGCTGCAAGATGTTTATTTAGCAAATTGAAATCCTGTTCGTTTTCTGCTGGTAGGCCGTTAAATTGAGTTCTCCCTCcgtgttaatcatttgtttacctttgattaaaagtTCGTCTCACAAAGAATATgaatggtaaacaaatgattgagacggaggaaaTATTTTTTCTCAGAAGATTTGGCTTGGTCCCTTAAACGTCAAGCGCAATGCATACCAAAGCCTAGGATATGACGAAGCGTTACAAAAACATGCTCAACCAGTGTCCCCGGATCCACACGCATGGATCCACCATTGCGCGTAGCCTAAAATCAACCAAGCAAAGGGGAGTCGGAATTGAATAAGACGAggaaatattaataaataagcaAATTTACCATTAGGGTAAATGGTTTGTACTAATCATGTATGCTAGGTTTAAGTAATATATGTAAGTGTTAGGTGTAAGATAAATAAGCTAGAAAAGTGTCTTAGGAAAAGTGGAAAGTGTAACACCAAGGTGTGCAAGGTGTATGAATGTATGATGCATGCTTATCCTATGCCCTTATGAAAGTAGTATAAATAGGGAAGCTTGGTACCTTATGTGTTCAAGCTAAGTTCAATCAAAAAATACTTCTCTTATAAAATCCTTCCCTTATACAACTTTTTTTGTTAATAATCAAAGTCCTAGTTTTCTTATCATAAAAACTCTTATCCTAATTAAACCTCATTTGTGGGTGTACTTACTATGTGTTCGTAATCTTGGTATCAGAACCATGGCAGTCTAAGCCTTGGCTCTTATCTTCCTAAAAAGTATTAGAGAATGATGGGTTATCCCCTCTACTAATACCCTAAGTATGGAGAAGTATGCTCTATGGTTGCCATTCTATGGATCCTCCACATCAGAAAATTCTTACTAGGCGAAATAAGGTGTAAAGAATTAACTATGATGTTGTTAAAGGCTTGTACCTTGAGACAAAAGTTAAGGTTATATGTTGTCTCCGTTTAGTAATTTAAGAACAAAAAAGTTAAATCCTTTATCCTTTCATATTATAAAAAAGGGAGGATAACTCATTACAATTTAAAACTTTGAAGGATAGATAAGAAATAAGGCATTCTATTATGGTTTCTGGTCTCATATCAAAAATATGGAAAATACTTCTAATATCTTAGCACATATTCTTCTCCTTTTCGCAAATCAAATGTTAGTAAAATAGATTATCTTTATGAAGTAGAATATGTAAACTTAAATAATAGAGTCCCTATTACCCAACTTCCTTTGTTAAATCCATATCGAGCCTTTACAAAACCAAATTCCACATTTCCAAAAGTTATCAAACAAGCATTTGGCCCACATAAAAATACAGTTAGAGAAATTGTTCTGGCCTCAGAGTTAGAACAACATTTTGTCCCAGCTACGGAAGCAGAACAAATAATTCCCCTCCGACTCAATGAAGCCATGCTTCACACATGGAAAACAAGTGGTTACACCCACCTTCATTATGGAGTAGTACGTTTAGCACTAACTCTCCATGGTAGGAAGGGTCTTCCTGTTGTAGCATGAATAGCTCTACTTGATACAAGGTACAAAGAATACCAACATGCTTGTATTGCAACCATCCAGACAACCCTCAATGCAGGTACTGTATTTGTCACCCTATTTCCAAATTTTAACATGGCATTAGAAGATCCGCAAATTCTTCAAAATCTTCAAATCCAACTACAAATAACCGGAACTCCGCAAGTTGCAAATACATATGCTAAAACTCTTCACCACCAAACGACATATAGGGTTCAAAACCATGCAATGGATCTTAGTATTCCAAGAGATACAAACGATGCTCTCTTTATTCAACTGGAATCACAACATAGCCCGTCTTGTATTCATATCCCTAGACAAATTCCTAAAAATGAACTCATTAAACTCCTCCCAGAGTCTTGGATTACCAATTATGAAAAAATACATGGCATTAATACTCCTCTATAATCCCTAGACTCCAAAATTACCAAACAAAAAGATGGCACCATTGAAATATTTTTCAAAAAAGAACCGAGTGAAAAGTCTTGTCCATCAGTTTTCTGTACTGAAATAAATACTATCACTCCACTTTTCATCCCAATGAAACAAAATGAGAGTTATCTTAATATTCCTATACATTCTTTTAACTCTCTTGGAGACTCAGTATACGTATTTAAAGACAACTCAGGACACAAATTCTTTGATGTCTGTGACTATGAGAACTGCATGATAACAGACTCAGATGAAGATGACTATCCAAGGAGAAGAAATAGAAACAAAAAATCCTCTCAACAAATCCTTAAAGAAAAATATGTGTCAGGAGATCCTAGTGTTGGCCTCTTAAGAAAACCAACTGGGAAAACTTTTGAATATTATGTACGATATTCAAAACAAGAAAAGTCTGCCAATTCACAAAAGGATACCCCTACATGTTACATGTTTGGTCCATCCTCTTCTCAAGACACAAATTTTCCACCAACAGAATTTGAGGAAGGAAATTCAAAACATTCTTGGAAAATCAAAAATCCAGTCATCAAAAATCCAGATGGTTCAACAAAGCAAGTAAGTGCTGCAGAAGCAACATTAAACTAGCAGTCGGAAAAAGCACGAGCCCAAAATAATCTGTTGCAACAAATAGATCAGAAGATGCCAATCATGGATCTTGCAGTAAAAGAAATACATCAAAAAATCTCTTCATTACACCAAGAACTCCTGCAACTTGCAACAACAACTTCTATAGCCTCTCCACTCATTTTCCAAAAGGAGTCCGAATTAAAATCCTTAAAAGCCCAGTTATGCTCCTTACAAAAAATCCATTAAAAACACCACTAAACACCTAGCATACATGATTAGTACAAACCATTTACCCTAATGGTAAATTTGCTTATTTATGAACATTTCCTTGTCTTATTAGCCAAAACCAACTACTGAAAGAGTACTCCCTTTGTCTCATCCAATCATTTACGtatttgctaaatcccgcacactaGTTTACTATATCCCGCACACTTTTTCCCTAATATGCCATAACTACCTCGCAAATTGCATAGTACAACCGGTTGTACTATAATACTATACAACCGGCCCACTTCACAAGTCACAGCCCaacacttaaaaaaaaaaaaaaatcaattaaatCAGACGATACAGTCATCTCTCCCAAAACCAAACTCTAAACCTCTCAACTTTAACCTAAAAATGGAGAAAGAAAACCAATTGACAATCCCATCAAGAAGGAAAAATGCAAGTAACAATATTTAAAGGTAAATTCTTCATCAATTTGTACTATTGACATGTATTTTATCATTTTTACCCAAATTAtcataaccctaatttttgtgttTGACACCGTTTTCTCCAGTTATCATAATTGTTTGATGTTTCATGATTGTCTTCATGTTTATGATCAGTAACGAATTGAAATTGTACAAATAACACATTTTGTTTGAATCTGGTCAGTTCTAATTTTGTGATAATGGTGTAAGGTTGTATTAAAATCATAAACAATGAATGGATGTTGTCAGTAATGGTGCACAAATATTATGTTGCGTATAATTGTTTTTACGAGCCGAGAATTTGGTAGGGCTTTAATGAAATACTAAAATAGTATAAGTGGGATATTGGATGCACAATACTATATGTTAGTTTTGAAGATTACGGCTGTAATCTAATCGGGGTTAATTACATAGGAAAGTAATAATGAAAAAGAAGCAACTACATTGAAATTGAAACGTATGAATCTATCTATGACTCTACCACCATGTTAATTTGAGTTTGCAGGCCACGATGGAATTTTCCGTCTGTTAAGAAGATGGAATTTTTTGTCCGTTAAGCAGATGGAATTTTTCATCTATTAACCTGAGTTTCGGTCTTCGAGTTTCTTATGACCTTTTGCTCCTCATCTACTGACACGTATTCTTCTGTGCAATTTACTGAGCTATTACTTTCAATGTATAGTATCTTTTAGTTAGTATGTAAGAATGTTGAAATTACATAAAAGATGTAGAGCTGTTGTATAAAGATTACGAGTTTTCATACAAAGATTTTCAGTTTACAATTTAATACTACAAACTAGTTTTGTGTTACTTTTATATCCTAATTGGTTTTGTCTATTCTTTTTATTAGACCTTTGAAAAGGTCAAaaaaatgatgaagaagaacACACTAACGACGACAGTGATATGGAAATGTTCCCTCGCTTAGAGACAAGGATGTCTCCGGCAAAAGTAGTGAAACTGATCAACAATTTATCTCTCACTCAAAAAGAAAGTTTGTCGGCTACACCTTTTAGTCATTTCCTAAATTTAAAGCTGGCCCAGATACCCACCAAATTAGCTCACTATGTAGTGGCTAATTACAACTTCAGAGACGGGAAATTATCACCATTGGATGGGAGGACTAATTGTAAGGCTATGGTGTACTTTAGACATAAATGGGTTTTTATGTCGTCACATACTAAGAATCTATCATTGTAATTGTGTTGACGAGATACCTAATGTTTATGGTCTTAAGCGTTGGACGAAGGATGCAAAACCAAAAGATGATGTCATTGAAGGGTCTAAAGGAAAGGTTGCAGGCCCTGTGTGGAGATTGGATATGCAACGCCATTTTCATAAGCTCATTATTGCTAGCAGTGAAAATGAGATCACAAGGGGCATTGTTAATGATTACTTTGAGAAGGTAAGGAAAGAGGTTGAGGCTGTATTAAGTGGCATCCAATTCTCGGACGTTGAAGTTGACGATGTTGATATAATACAAAATCCAAAGGGGAGGACAAAGAAGGGGGAAAGGTTTACTAGGAAGAGGAGTTTGATAGATATCCAAGCTAGTCGAGCTCGTGGGAAATTCAAAGCCGCTAAGACTCGTGCACGTAAAAAGGCAGCAAATGATGTAGAGAAAGAGGGAGATAGAGTTGGAGGTGTGCCTCCTACTAGTAATCTTGGTACTAGTCACATAGGTTTTAGGGATATTTTGATGACTTCGGAGAATTATAATGTATAGTTTTCTTAACATTGTAAATTAGCACTCTACTTGCTTATGTAGTAGTTCTGGTTTAATTTGAAACTAGTGTAGAGCCCGTGcgaatgcacggtattttagatGGTCATGTGTAGAGAACTTAATAATTAGAGCTAATAATAGTATATAAATTaactttgaattttatttttaattatctacaattgttAATGTGCAAAATACTAAGAATTAAAATAGAGAGAATCTTAAAATTCATTGTTAGTTTAAGGTCTAGGGTTTCCTAGGGCTCCGTCTGAATTTTCTTTGCGCTCTCCTCCTCTTCGAGGCTCTTCTCACGTCTACGTGAGATTGGGCTATCTAGGTTTCTCTGTTCGTTTCCTTTGATTTTCTTTTGTTCTCTTTGTTGTGCAGGTGCTGATGGAAGACGGACCTCTGGGGCCACGCCGGGACGGGAAGGAGCCAATGGGGGGTGATGAGGGACTCTTCGATTGGGATGATGATGGTCAGACGTCGGCGGAAGGAGGCAAAATTCTTCTTGTTGGGAAATTATGGGCTTCTAGGGCTATTAATGTTAAAGCGGCGGT contains the following coding sequences:
- the LOC141653058 gene encoding magnesium transporter MRS2-I-like, with product MIIEEQNRIIKKKTLVCSNWVWFNKDGENKVLELDKYSILRRLGIHARDLRILDPLLSYPSTILGRERAIIVNLEHIKAIITAEEVLLRDPLDENVIPMVKELERRFASPGAFLEGQGEDDEQSDDFPFEFRALEVMLEAICSHLDARTTELETAAYPALDELTSKISSRNLDRVRKLKSAMTRLTNRVQKIRDELEQLLDDDEDMEDLYLSRKLSRHSSPASFSYAPCWYLSSPALRSKASKTSRASGVSVHEEHDVEELEMLLEAYFMQIDSTMNKLTTLREYIDDTEDYINIQLDNHRNQLIQLELFLSSGTVSLSVYSLIGAIFGMNIPYTWNKHYGYLFKWVIILAGLASGTIFLTIMIYARHKGLVGT